A region from the Candidatus Limnocylindria bacterium genome encodes:
- a CDS encoding phosphatidate cytidylyltransferase has translation MTGLERRVGTALVYGVVVLSAVFAPPPTFVALVAILAALGYVELRGLFKYRPYQPWLIGIVFTVLLVIAHMAQTVWTDGLLPMTIALCAAFGVVAIIVFVAEGARHRPAPAVAGAVFTLGGALYLGLLFGYLVDLWMAGGAATKGYLGRFPVWLALAFVPTWAADITAYFVGSSIGRRRIAPQISPKKTWEGTLAGFAAAAVVALLIATSAGIKTGPTLLVAALIGPVGFASDLFESAIKRAAGAKDSGTLLPGHGGVLDRIDSLIFVAPLVALALAIAVGMG, from the coding sequence ATGACCGGGCTCGAGCGGCGCGTCGGCACGGCGCTCGTCTACGGCGTGGTCGTCCTCAGCGCGGTCTTCGCGCCGCCCCCGACGTTCGTCGCGCTCGTCGCGATCCTCGCGGCGCTCGGGTACGTCGAGCTGCGCGGGCTCTTCAAGTACCGTCCCTACCAGCCGTGGCTCATCGGCATCGTGTTCACGGTCCTCTTAGTGATCGCGCACATGGCGCAGACGGTGTGGACCGATGGGCTCTTGCCCATGACGATCGCGCTCTGCGCCGCGTTCGGTGTCGTCGCGATCATCGTCTTCGTGGCGGAAGGCGCACGGCACCGGCCGGCGCCGGCGGTGGCAGGGGCGGTGTTCACGCTCGGCGGTGCGCTCTACCTCGGACTCCTGTTCGGCTATCTCGTCGATCTGTGGATGGCGGGCGGCGCCGCGACGAAGGGATACCTCGGGCGGTTTCCGGTGTGGCTCGCCCTCGCGTTCGTCCCGACATGGGCCGCCGACATCACCGCCTACTTCGTGGGATCGTCGATCGGCCGACGGCGCATCGCCCCGCAGATCAGCCCGAAGAAGACATGGGAAGGAACGCTCGCGGGCTTCGCTGCCGCCGCGGTCGTAGCACTGCTCATCGCGACGTCGGCGGGGATCAAGACGGGACCGACGCTCCTCGTCGCCGCGCTGATCGGCCCGGTGGGGTTCGCGAGCGATCTGTTCGAATCCGCGATCAAGCGGGCCGCGGGGGCGAAGGACTCCGGCACGCTGCTGCCGGGCCACGGCGGCGTGCTCGACCGCATCGACAGCCTCATCTTCGTCGCTCCGCTCGTCGCGTTGGCCCTGGCCATAGCCGTCGGGATGGGATGA
- the dxr gene encoding 1-deoxy-D-xylulose-5-phosphate reductoisomerase: MVTRLAILGVTGSIGRQALDVVASHPDRLRVTAIASARNASELDAIATQTGASGVVLQERDGDDALCDLATRADVDLVLVATPGIAGLAPTLAALRAGKRVALANKEVLVTGGHLVAPLAGGAGDRLRPVDSEHCALWQCLVGERMENVSRVAVTASGGPFRERALDELASVTPDEALRHPTWKMGPKVTIDSATLANKGYEVVETHWLYGIPYERIDIVVHPESVIHALVEFSDGSVKAQLAEPDMRLPIQYALLWDRAPSRAARLDWSRTRTLRFEGAPDDRRYPCLAAVLDTARSGDLAAMIGLSAADEVAVARFLRSEIRFDEIAAYLRRGASLGAAQRAPASPDLGEILGVDRAVRTALEAAPALA, encoded by the coding sequence GTGGTGACACGCCTCGCGATCCTCGGCGTGACCGGCTCGATCGGCCGTCAAGCGCTCGACGTCGTCGCCTCGCACCCGGACCGTCTGCGCGTCACCGCGATCGCTTCGGCGCGGAATGCATCCGAGCTGGATGCGATCGCGACCCAGACGGGTGCGAGCGGGGTTGTACTCCAGGAGCGCGACGGCGATGACGCACTCTGCGACCTCGCGACGCGCGCCGACGTTGACCTCGTGCTCGTCGCGACGCCGGGTATCGCCGGGCTCGCGCCGACGCTCGCCGCGCTGCGCGCGGGGAAGCGCGTGGCTCTCGCGAACAAGGAGGTGCTCGTGACCGGAGGACACCTCGTCGCGCCACTCGCGGGCGGCGCGGGGGACCGGTTACGGCCCGTGGATAGCGAGCACTGCGCGCTCTGGCAGTGCCTTGTCGGCGAGCGGATGGAGAACGTGTCGCGGGTCGCGGTCACCGCGTCGGGCGGGCCGTTCCGCGAGCGCGCCCTCGACGAGCTCGCGTCGGTCACGCCGGACGAGGCGCTGCGCCACCCGACCTGGAAGATGGGCCCCAAGGTGACCATCGACTCCGCCACGCTCGCGAACAAGGGCTACGAGGTCGTCGAGACGCACTGGCTCTACGGCATCCCGTACGAGCGCATCGACATCGTCGTGCACCCGGAGAGCGTCATCCACGCGCTCGTCGAATTCTCGGATGGCAGCGTGAAGGCCCAGCTCGCGGAGCCCGACATGCGCCTGCCGATCCAGTACGCGCTCCTCTGGGACCGCGCGCCGTCTCGCGCCGCGCGGCTCGATTGGTCGCGGACCCGCACGCTGCGATTCGAGGGCGCACCGGACGACCGCCGCTATCCGTGCCTCGCGGCCGTGCTCGACACGGCACGCTCCGGCGACCTCGCGGCGATGATCGGTCTGTCGGCCGCCGACGAGGTGGCCGTCGCGCGCTTCCTCCGGAGTGAGATCCGCTTTGACGAGATCGCGGCGTACCTGCGCCGAGGCGCGTCGCTCGGCGCGGCGCAGCGCGCACCCGCGTCGCCCGACCTCGGCGAGATCCTCGGCGTCGATCGCGCCGTACGGACCGCACTCGAAGCGGCGCCGGCGCTGGCGTAG
- a CDS encoding M50 family metallopeptidase yields MDFLPTLILFLLTFTVIIAVHEFGHYLTARLLGMKVLEFAFGFPPRVAAIRHAGIDYSLNAIPFGGFVRILGQDDFRVHQAGEGDPGSFTSKPWWAQAIVLAAGVTMNMVLALLVLTIAFTTGTTASTGDVRVDQVAPGSPAEKVGIQIGDIVRAIDGREIKRSGELVSYVTSQARLHPDQEVTLQLERNGQPLPPIKAVPRQEPPEGEGPLGIRLEEVQGSVAVSPPEAFKQALSLSGQVIAQIAELPGQLLASRTSTGAPTVGGPIEIFRVTGQVAQFGIPTFLKLVGVLSVNLAVLNIIPFPGLDGGRLFFVLLGGIFRVRFSPQVEAAVHAVGFLLLLLLLVVVSINDIRRVVGG; encoded by the coding sequence ATGGACTTCCTTCCGACCCTGATCCTCTTCCTGCTGACGTTCACCGTGATCATCGCGGTGCACGAATTCGGTCACTATCTGACGGCGCGGCTGCTCGGCATGAAGGTCCTGGAGTTCGCGTTCGGCTTCCCGCCGCGCGTCGCGGCGATCCGCCACGCGGGGATCGACTACAGCCTCAACGCGATCCCGTTCGGCGGATTCGTGCGCATCCTCGGGCAGGACGACTTCAGGGTCCATCAGGCGGGCGAGGGCGATCCCGGTTCGTTCACATCGAAGCCGTGGTGGGCGCAGGCGATCGTGCTCGCCGCGGGCGTGACGATGAACATGGTGCTCGCGCTTCTCGTGCTCACGATCGCGTTCACCACCGGCACCACGGCATCGACGGGTGACGTGCGCGTCGACCAGGTCGCACCGGGCTCGCCGGCAGAGAAAGTCGGCATCCAGATCGGCGACATCGTCCGCGCCATCGACGGTCGCGAGATCAAACGCTCCGGCGAGCTCGTCAGCTACGTCACGAGCCAGGCGCGGCTGCATCCCGATCAGGAGGTCACGCTTCAGCTCGAGCGCAACGGCCAGCCGCTCCCCCCGATCAAGGCCGTCCCGCGCCAGGAGCCGCCGGAAGGCGAAGGCCCTCTCGGCATCCGTCTCGAGGAGGTCCAGGGCTCCGTCGCCGTTTCGCCGCCCGAGGCGTTCAAGCAGGCGCTATCGCTCTCCGGCCAGGTGATCGCGCAGATCGCCGAGCTGCCCGGACAGCTCCTCGCGTCGCGCACGTCGACCGGCGCTCCGACCGTCGGCGGCCCGATCGAGATCTTCCGCGTGACCGGACAGGTCGCGCAGTTCGGCATCCCCACGTTCCTCAAGCTCGTCGGTGTGCTGTCGGTGAACCTCGCGGTCCTGAACATCATTCCATTCCCCGGCCTCGACGGCGGGCGCCTGTTCTTCGTGCTCCTAGGCGGCATCTTCCGCGTGCGCTTCTCCCCTCAGGTCGAGGCCGCGGTGCATGCCGTCGGCTTCCTGCTCCTCCTGCTGCTTCTCGTCGTCGTCAGCATCAACGACATCCGCCGCGTCGTTGGGGGTTGA
- a CDS encoding tyrosine-protein phosphatase has product MPSASCSSCCFSSSSASTTSAASLGVDASEATRALAWGACLNARDLGGLTTADGRRVRRGALVRSDQLCRLDDRGRESFLAHGVRTVIDLRTPAEAERDPDPIWHERGIDYQLIPQQSEQLWREFDPIAKTRAERDVLAIDRCSEQNAAMARAVAQAAPGGVLIHCLAGKDRTGIAVALLLGLVGVSHADIAADYALSEAALASEKVAALAAAQDEEARGRIERGYDSRPETMLATLAHLRARHGGAVVYLTRAGLTGTEIERIRARMLD; this is encoded by the coding sequence ATGCCGTCGGCTTCCTGCTCCTCCTGCTGCTTCTCGTCGTCGTCAGCATCAACGACATCCGCCGCGTCGTTGGGGGTTGACGCGAGCGAGGCCACCCGCGCTCTCGCATGGGGCGCGTGCCTGAACGCGCGAGACCTCGGGGGCCTGACGACAGCTGATGGTCGGCGCGTGCGTCGCGGCGCGCTCGTTCGCTCCGATCAGCTCTGCCGTCTGGACGACCGCGGCCGCGAGTCGTTCCTCGCTCACGGCGTACGGACGGTCATCGACCTGCGGACGCCGGCGGAGGCGGAGCGGGACCCCGATCCGATCTGGCACGAGCGCGGCATCGACTACCAACTCATCCCGCAGCAGAGCGAGCAGCTGTGGCGTGAGTTCGACCCGATCGCGAAGACGCGAGCCGAGCGTGACGTATTGGCCATCGACCGGTGTTCCGAACAGAACGCCGCGATGGCGCGCGCCGTCGCGCAGGCCGCGCCCGGTGGTGTGCTCATCCACTGTCTCGCGGGAAAGGACCGCACCGGGATCGCCGTCGCGCTGCTGTTGGGTCTCGTCGGTGTGTCGCACGCGGACATCGCCGCGGACTACGCGCTCTCCGAGGCGGCGCTCGCGTCCGAGAAGGTCGCCGCGCTCGCGGCGGCCCAGGACGAGGAGGCGCGCGGCCGCATCGAGCGTGGCTACGACTCGCGCCCTGAGACGATGCTCGCGACGCTCGCGCATCTACGCGCGCGCCACGGTGGCGCCGTGGTGTACCTCACACGCGCCGGACTCACCGGAACGGAGATCGAGCGCATCCGCGCGCGAATGCTCGACTAG